Proteins from a genomic interval of Candidatus Neomarinimicrobiota bacterium:
- a CDS encoding SRPBCC domain-containing protein — VREGAYTKVVDNERISYPWNIPGFPPVTMVEVNFSSEDDSTAVNLTHSGWPTGAETDEIFTMHDQGWAGFLSNLKIVMEGGDDIRPTAMDMKTAAAR; from the coding sequence GTCCGTGAGGGGGCCTACACGAAGGTAGTGGATAACGAGCGGATCAGCTATCCGTGGAATATCCCCGGCTTTCCCCCGGTGACTATGGTAGAGGTGAACTTTTCCTCCGAGGACGACAGCACTGCCGTCAATCTGACGCACTCCGGCTGGCCCACCGGCGCGGAGACGGACGAGATCTTCACCATGCACGATCAAGGTTGGGCAGGCTTTCTGAGCAACCTGAAAATAGTCATGGAAGGCGGCGACGATATCCGCCCCACCGCTATGGATATGAAAACGGCCGCGGC